In Brevibacillus brevis, a genomic segment contains:
- the sleB gene encoding spore cortex-lytic enzyme, translating to MWLNKKTLTTLLLAVLTVASVMPAQSFAATPLQQGSANSDVWDLQYRLQLLGFYHDKLDGIYGKNTLYAVKQFQKNYGLSADGIVGNRTWSVLKKVSVNRTEMQLLAQLVYSEARGESYEGQVAVAAVAMNRLQSADFPDTIKGIIFEPYAFTAVDDGQFWLTPNATAYKAVWDAVRGWDPTNGALYYFNPDTATSGWIWTRPQIKKIGKHIFAR from the coding sequence ATGTGGTTAAATAAAAAAACGCTGACTACCCTGCTGCTGGCAGTTTTGACCGTAGCGTCCGTAATGCCTGCCCAATCGTTTGCCGCAACTCCATTGCAGCAAGGAAGCGCAAACAGCGATGTTTGGGATTTGCAATACCGCCTGCAATTGCTTGGGTTTTACCATGACAAACTGGATGGCATCTATGGCAAAAATACCCTCTATGCCGTCAAGCAGTTTCAGAAAAATTACGGATTGTCCGCAGATGGGATCGTCGGGAACCGGACATGGAGCGTACTGAAAAAAGTATCCGTCAACCGGACGGAAATGCAGCTCCTCGCCCAACTCGTGTACTCCGAGGCACGCGGGGAAAGCTATGAAGGTCAGGTGGCAGTCGCAGCAGTCGCGATGAATCGCTTGCAATCTGCCGATTTTCCCGACACGATCAAAGGCATTATCTTCGAGCCGTACGCCTTCACGGCAGTGGACGATGGACAGTTCTGGCTGACTCCAAATGCCACGGCGTATAAAGCGGTGTGGGATGCTGTGCGTGGATGGGATCCAACGAATGGAGCTCTTTACTACTTCAACCCGGATACAGCTACGTCCGGTTGGATTTGGACACGTCCGCAGATCAAAAAAATCGGAAAGCATATTTTCGCCCGATAA
- a CDS encoding S-layer homology domain-containing protein, producing the protein MMRKILILASLAAMLMTGTALAEAKTNDSEDVTTPYFDVAGHWAETNIEKLYIAGALGQMDAFRPDDPVTRGELLTLFVKAKGIEPVKSTESSFADITAGSWLAPYAETAYRLGMVHGQKRGERVDLNPNETVTREEMVSILIRSMGKSGAVNTVNWTTTAQTLAKYQDGESVQEVYQRPLVYALENRLVSPYGDGTLKPQVPITRAEAATYAALHLLSPKEQKQKTLENGTAFREVMTVQTTAYCFASDPTVLSYLEYPLHEGVVAVDPNVIPLGSHLYIEGYGYAVAADIGGAVKQRHVDLFLPSLSEAEKYGMKQGVKVYVLD; encoded by the coding sequence ATGATGAGGAAGATACTGATCCTGGCCTCGCTTGCAGCCATGCTGATGACGGGCACGGCACTGGCGGAGGCAAAGACAAATGACAGCGAAGATGTTACCACCCCCTATTTTGACGTTGCAGGCCATTGGGCAGAAACGAACATTGAGAAGTTATACATAGCAGGCGCCCTCGGTCAAATGGATGCCTTTCGTCCGGATGACCCCGTGACGCGCGGAGAATTACTTACCCTGTTTGTAAAAGCGAAAGGGATTGAACCGGTCAAATCGACGGAATCTTCTTTCGCAGACATAACGGCCGGCAGCTGGCTGGCCCCCTACGCCGAGACGGCATACCGCCTAGGAATGGTCCATGGACAAAAACGCGGAGAACGCGTCGATCTCAACCCGAATGAGACGGTAACTCGGGAAGAAATGGTCTCCATCTTGATTCGTTCGATGGGAAAAAGCGGTGCGGTCAATACGGTAAACTGGACGACGACAGCTCAGACGCTGGCCAAATACCAGGATGGAGAAAGCGTGCAGGAAGTGTACCAGCGCCCCCTGGTCTACGCCCTTGAGAATCGCCTGGTTAGCCCGTATGGCGATGGCACTCTCAAGCCGCAAGTACCCATTACGCGGGCAGAAGCGGCAACGTATGCGGCGTTGCATCTGCTTTCGCCAAAAGAGCAGAAGCAGAAAACCCTGGAAAACGGCACGGCTTTTCGCGAAGTCATGACCGTACAGACGACGGCGTATTGCTTTGCCAGCGATCCGACGGTTCTCTCTTACCTCGAATATCCGCTGCACGAGGGTGTGGTGGCAGTCGATCCGAATGTCATTCCACTCGGCAGCCATCTATATATTGAGGGGTACGGATATGCGGTAGCCGCAGACATCGGCGGTGCCGTAAAGCAGCGACATGTGGACCTGTTCCTGCCTTCTCTCAGCGAAGCGGAGAAGTACGGAATGAAACAAGGCGTAAAAGTGTACGTCCTCGATTAA
- the pyc gene encoding pyruvate carboxylase, producing the protein MQKRKINRLLVANRGEIAIRIFRAATELGIRTVAIYSEQDNVSIHRFKADESYLVGAGKGPIEAYLDIDSIIEIAKRNDIDAIHPGYGFLAENAEFAQRCQDEGIIFIGPSPELIDKFGDKVEARRLAIEANIPVIPGTPEPIESLQEALLFAKEYGYPIIIKGVSGGGGRGMRIVRSQDELQDSLDRARSEARSSFGNAKVYLERYLEQPKHIEVQILGDQHGNIVHLFERDCSVQRRHQKVVEVAPSLSLDDALRNEICQAALTLMKKAGYANAGTVEFLLTPDKRFYFIEVNPRIQVEHTITELITGIDIVQAQIRVAEGHALSDKEIGIGSQNEIKMSGYAIQCRVTTEDAENNFLPDAGRLLAWRSGGGFGVRLDGGNGYPGAIITPFYDSLLVKISTYGTSFDQAARKMLRTLREFRIRGVKTNLPFLENVVTHPDFLSGNYDTSFIDTKPELFIFPGRQDRGTKLLSYIGNTIVNGYPGLGKAEKKPHFDSPRIPRTPFAQPYPDGTKQILEREGADGLVRWIQEQKQVLVTDTTFRDAHQSLFATRVRTYDLASVAEATGKLGAGLFSLEMWGGATFDTSMRFLQESPWERLQILRERIPNVLFQMLLRGANAVGYTNYPDNVIQSFVKASAENGIDVFRIFDSLNWLPGMQTAIDAVRQTGKIAEAAICYTGDILDPTKTKYTLAYYVDLAKELEKAGAHILAIKDMAGLLKPYAAYELVRALKQEIGIPIHLHTHDTSGNGAAMLLKAIEAGVDIVDACVSSMSGLTSQPSLNGLIASLAHTERDTQLSLESFNKLSDYWEDVRPYYQGFESGMKASNTEVYVHEMPGGQYTNLEQQAKAVGLEGRWDEVKRMYAVVNQMCGDIVKVTPSSKVVGDLALFMVQNNLTEENIWEKGARLDFPDSVIQFFQGYLGQPPGGFPKKLQELVLKGRDAFTTRPGELLAPVNFAQVAAELEEKIGREPSELDVLSYIMYPQVYLQFDQRMKEYGDLSVLNTPTFFYGLRPGEETAITIERGKTLIIKLVAVGELHPDGRRIIYFELNGQPREIFVRDHAAVVTEQVRRKADPQNPAHLGASMPGKVLKVLVSEGDKVRKGEHLLVSEAMKMETTIQAPADGKVKAVHVKAGEAIETGDLLIEME; encoded by the coding sequence ATGCAAAAGAGAAAAATCAACCGATTACTGGTCGCCAACCGCGGCGAGATTGCCATCCGCATCTTCCGCGCCGCTACCGAGCTGGGCATTCGCACGGTCGCGATCTACTCCGAACAGGACAACGTCTCGATCCACCGATTCAAGGCGGACGAGTCTTATCTGGTCGGAGCGGGCAAAGGCCCGATCGAAGCCTATCTGGACATCGACAGCATCATCGAAATCGCCAAGCGCAATGACATCGACGCGATTCACCCCGGCTACGGCTTCCTCGCGGAGAACGCGGAATTCGCCCAGCGCTGCCAAGACGAAGGTATCATTTTTATCGGGCCTTCGCCAGAGCTGATCGACAAGTTCGGAGACAAGGTCGAGGCCAGACGCCTGGCGATCGAAGCGAACATCCCTGTCATTCCCGGCACGCCTGAGCCGATCGAATCGCTACAGGAAGCGCTTCTGTTTGCCAAAGAATACGGCTATCCGATCATTATCAAAGGGGTGTCGGGTGGCGGCGGCCGCGGGATGCGCATCGTGCGCAGCCAGGATGAGCTGCAAGACTCGCTGGATCGCGCCCGCTCCGAAGCACGCTCTTCCTTTGGAAACGCGAAGGTGTATCTGGAGCGCTACCTCGAACAGCCGAAGCATATCGAGGTGCAGATCCTGGGCGATCAGCACGGCAACATCGTCCACCTATTCGAGCGGGACTGCTCCGTGCAGCGGCGCCACCAAAAGGTGGTGGAGGTGGCTCCCAGCCTGTCGCTGGATGACGCCTTGCGCAATGAGATTTGCCAGGCTGCCTTGACCCTGATGAAAAAGGCGGGCTACGCCAATGCCGGTACCGTCGAGTTTTTGCTCACTCCCGACAAGCGCTTCTATTTTATCGAAGTCAACCCGCGGATTCAGGTCGAACATACCATCACCGAGCTGATCACCGGCATCGATATCGTCCAGGCGCAAATCCGTGTGGCCGAGGGCCATGCTCTCTCTGATAAAGAAATCGGCATCGGCTCGCAGAACGAAATCAAGATGAGCGGTTACGCCATCCAGTGCCGCGTCACAACGGAGGATGCCGAGAACAACTTCCTGCCGGATGCGGGTCGACTGCTTGCCTGGCGCTCCGGCGGAGGCTTCGGCGTAAGGCTGGACGGCGGCAACGGCTACCCTGGCGCGATCATCACTCCGTTTTACGATTCGCTGCTGGTGAAAATCTCGACGTACGGCACCAGCTTCGACCAGGCCGCACGCAAAATGCTGCGGACGCTGCGCGAATTCCGCATCCGCGGGGTAAAAACGAACCTGCCTTTCCTGGAAAACGTCGTGACCCATCCCGACTTTTTGAGCGGCAACTACGACACTTCCTTCATTGATACGAAGCCGGAGCTGTTCATCTTCCCGGGCAGACAGGACAGGGGCACCAAGCTGCTCTCGTACATTGGGAATACGATCGTCAACGGCTATCCGGGGCTGGGAAAAGCCGAGAAAAAACCGCACTTCGACTCGCCTCGCATCCCGCGCACGCCGTTTGCCCAGCCGTATCCGGACGGAACCAAGCAAATTTTGGAGCGGGAAGGCGCCGACGGGCTGGTGCGCTGGATTCAGGAGCAGAAGCAGGTGCTCGTGACGGATACGACGTTCCGCGACGCCCATCAATCGCTGTTCGCCACACGTGTTCGGACGTACGACCTCGCCTCTGTCGCCGAGGCCACCGGCAAACTCGGCGCAGGCCTGTTCTCCCTCGAAATGTGGGGCGGCGCCACGTTCGACACATCCATGCGCTTCTTGCAGGAGTCTCCTTGGGAGCGGCTGCAGATTTTGCGCGAGCGGATCCCGAACGTGCTGTTCCAGATGCTTCTGCGCGGGGCAAACGCAGTCGGCTATACGAACTACCCGGACAACGTCATCCAGTCGTTCGTCAAGGCTTCCGCTGAAAACGGCATCGACGTATTCCGCATCTTCGACAGCCTGAACTGGCTGCCGGGCATGCAGACGGCCATCGATGCGGTCCGCCAGACAGGAAAGATCGCGGAGGCTGCGATCTGCTATACGGGGGACATCCTCGATCCAACGAAGACGAAGTACACCCTCGCCTATTACGTAGACCTGGCGAAGGAGCTGGAAAAGGCCGGCGCGCACATCCTTGCGATCAAGGACATGGCCGGGCTGCTGAAGCCGTACGCGGCCTACGAGCTCGTGCGCGCCCTCAAGCAGGAAATCGGCATTCCGATCCATCTGCATACGCACGACACCTCCGGCAATGGCGCGGCGATGCTGCTCAAAGCCATCGAAGCCGGGGTAGATATCGTAGACGCCTGCGTCAGCTCGATGTCCGGCCTGACTTCCCAACCAAGCCTGAACGGGCTGATCGCCAGCCTCGCCCATACGGAGAGAGACACCCAGCTCTCCCTCGAATCGTTCAACAAGCTGTCCGATTATTGGGAAGATGTGCGCCCGTACTACCAAGGGTTCGAGAGCGGGATGAAAGCGAGCAACACCGAGGTGTACGTCCATGAAATGCCAGGCGGCCAATACACCAACCTCGAGCAGCAGGCCAAAGCCGTCGGGCTGGAAGGGCGCTGGGACGAAGTCAAACGGATGTATGCCGTGGTGAACCAGATGTGCGGTGACATCGTGAAAGTGACTCCCTCCTCCAAAGTCGTCGGAGACCTCGCGCTTTTCATGGTGCAAAACAATCTCACGGAGGAAAACATCTGGGAAAAAGGAGCTCGCCTCGACTTCCCGGATTCGGTCATCCAGTTCTTCCAGGGCTATTTGGGCCAGCCGCCGGGAGGCTTCCCCAAAAAGCTGCAGGAGCTGGTATTGAAAGGTCGGGATGCTTTCACCACCCGCCCGGGCGAACTGCTGGCTCCAGTCAACTTTGCACAGGTCGCCGCGGAGCTGGAAGAGAAAATCGGCCGCGAGCCGAGCGAGCTGGACGTCCTCTCCTACATCATGTACCCGCAGGTGTACCTGCAATTCGACCAGCGCATGAAAGAGTACGGCGATCTCTCCGTCCTGAATACGCCCACCTTCTTCTACGGGCTGCGTCCGGGAGAAGAGACGGCGATTACGATCGAGAGAGGCAAGACGCTCATCATCAAGCTCGTCGCCGTCGGTGAGCTCCATCCAGACGGCCGCCGCATCATCTACTTTGAATTGAACGGACAGCCTCGCGAAATTTTCGTTCGCGATCACGCTGCCGTCGTCACGGAGCAAGTCCGTCGCAAGGCAGACCCGCAAAACCCGGCGCATCTTGGCGCGTCCATGCCGGGCAAAGTGCTGAAGGTCCTCGTCTCCGAGGGCGACAAGGTCCGAAAAGGCGAGCACCTGTTGGTCAGCGAGGCGATGAAAATGGAAACGACGATTCAAGCTCCCGCGGACGGAAAAGTCAAAGCTGTTCACGTCAAGGCAGGCGAAGCCATCGAGACTGGCGATCTTCTCATTGAAATGGAATAG
- a CDS encoding gamma-glutamylcyclotransferase has product MRKPVPVFVYGTLLEGFENHRLYVKPYVHKAVPARIEGELYHLPQGYPGVLPGDGEVIGAALFFSPDEYETVMVGLDELETYFGPGDPRNEYERVEVRARLDGADEEQMVYVYRYLDEEYVRRMGVRVEDGDWRSYMLGKRTE; this is encoded by the coding sequence GTGAGGAAGCCAGTGCCTGTATTTGTGTATGGAACCTTGCTGGAAGGCTTTGAAAACCATCGGCTGTATGTAAAACCGTATGTGCATAAGGCAGTCCCGGCCCGGATCGAAGGAGAACTCTATCATTTGCCCCAAGGGTATCCGGGCGTTCTTCCAGGCGACGGCGAGGTAATCGGGGCAGCGCTCTTTTTTTCACCGGATGAGTATGAGACTGTCATGGTGGGGTTGGACGAGCTGGAGACGTACTTTGGGCCAGGTGATCCGCGAAACGAGTATGAGCGGGTCGAGGTGCGGGCGAGGCTGGACGGTGCCGATGAAGAGCAGATGGTCTACGTCTACCGCTATCTGGACGAAGAGTACGTGAGACGCATGGGCGTGCGGGTAGAGGACGGGGATTGGCGCAGCTACATGCTAGGGAAGCGCACTGAATAG
- a CDS encoding methyltransferase domain-containing protein, with translation MSSHPFFEIHKELPREGPGNDESTKKAFGMLSRLPAHPQILDVGCGPGMQTKALASLIDGTITAVDRHEPFLRELEKWVADHGAEGKIRTVCADMFALPFAEESFDLIWSEGAIYIIGFERGMREWGKLLRPGGYLVASEVTWLTGERPAEIEAFWQKNYPAIAGVEENKQIVQRAGYRLVGSFTLPESGWWEYYGPLEKRVAKLRDEYAGQVDMQQALDETQQEIDLYRKYGTYYGYTFFIMQRPES, from the coding sequence ATGAGCAGCCATCCTTTTTTTGAAATTCACAAAGAGCTTCCGCGGGAAGGCCCGGGAAACGACGAGAGTACGAAGAAAGCATTCGGCATGTTGAGCAGGCTGCCTGCACACCCACAGATTCTAGACGTGGGCTGCGGGCCGGGCATGCAGACAAAGGCGCTCGCCAGCCTGATAGACGGGACGATCACGGCCGTGGACCGGCACGAACCATTTCTGCGCGAACTGGAGAAGTGGGTCGCTGACCATGGAGCCGAGGGTAAAATCCGGACGGTGTGCGCCGACATGTTCGCGCTGCCGTTTGCCGAAGAGAGCTTCGACCTGATTTGGTCGGAAGGAGCCATCTACATCATCGGCTTCGAGAGGGGCATGCGGGAGTGGGGAAAGCTGCTTCGGCCAGGCGGATATCTGGTTGCGTCCGAGGTCACATGGCTGACAGGCGAGCGGCCTGCTGAGATCGAGGCCTTTTGGCAAAAGAACTACCCTGCGATCGCGGGCGTGGAAGAAAACAAGCAGATCGTGCAGCGCGCTGGCTACCGGCTCGTCGGGAGCTTTACTCTTCCCGAATCAGGCTGGTGGGAATATTACGGTCCGCTGGAAAAGCGGGTCGCAAAACTGCGCGACGAGTACGCCGGTCAGGTGGATATGCAGCAGGCTCTGGATGAGACGCAGCAGGAGATCGATTTGTACCGAAAGTATGGGACCTATTACGGCTATACGTTCTTCATCATGCAGCGGCCGGAATCGTAA
- a CDS encoding DUF2953 domain-containing protein codes for MSWLIIGLIALLFLLYMTPMQAEIYYGRVGENDHVVLELSAWFRLIRKKYEVPMVFMKQSEAGPELVAKVETIQQKKKTKEKVQDFTRRQAHKWYHNYREMLEKVHDLQPMFKELFRSFRCTRLDWHTVMGTGQAPETGALTGIIWGIKSMLVGFVSHSVTMRVIPRLSVQPVWNQALVRTQFHGVFRFRLGHVLTVIVKMYVRLRKGRVRKWRTAPSEA; via the coding sequence GTGAGCTGGCTAATCATCGGGTTGATTGCACTTTTGTTCTTGTTGTATATGACTCCTATGCAGGCCGAGATCTACTACGGACGGGTGGGGGAAAACGATCATGTCGTTCTGGAGCTGTCTGCATGGTTTCGCTTGATTCGCAAAAAGTACGAGGTCCCCATGGTGTTCATGAAACAGTCAGAGGCTGGACCAGAGCTGGTCGCCAAGGTGGAGACGATCCAGCAGAAGAAAAAAACCAAGGAAAAAGTCCAGGACTTCACGAGAAGACAGGCGCACAAATGGTACCACAATTATCGGGAGATGCTGGAGAAAGTCCACGACCTGCAGCCGATGTTCAAAGAGCTGTTCCGGAGCTTTCGCTGTACCAGGCTGGACTGGCATACGGTAATGGGAACCGGTCAGGCGCCGGAAACCGGGGCGTTGACCGGCATCATCTGGGGGATTAAAAGCATGCTGGTGGGGTTTGTTTCGCATTCGGTCACCATGCGGGTCATCCCGCGGCTCAGCGTGCAGCCGGTTTGGAATCAAGCCCTGGTACGCACGCAGTTTCACGGCGTCTTCCGCTTTCGCTTGGGTCACGTACTCACGGTAATCGTCAAAATGTATGTCCGGTTGCGGAAAGGTCGGGTCCGGAAATGGCGAACGGCGCCTTCGGAAGCGTAG
- the ytfJ gene encoding GerW family sporulation protein translates to MADHPIQGLMRTAMENIKQMVDVNTIIGDPVETPDGSVILPISKVGFGFAAGGSEFQYERDHPGAIGYPFGGGSGGGVSITPVAFLVVGKQGIRSIPLENTTHLYDRILDSVPQFVDKMQAMFGKKDETTVHATTVVTKVDDPDLEDLIDRS, encoded by the coding sequence TTGGCGGACCATCCCATTCAAGGACTCATGCGAACGGCCATGGAAAACATCAAGCAAATGGTCGATGTGAATACGATTATCGGCGATCCGGTTGAGACGCCGGACGGCAGTGTCATTCTGCCGATCTCCAAGGTTGGATTCGGGTTTGCTGCAGGGGGTAGCGAATTTCAATACGAACGCGATCATCCAGGCGCAATCGGCTACCCGTTTGGCGGGGGGAGCGGTGGAGGCGTTTCCATCACCCCTGTAGCGTTTCTGGTGGTCGGCAAGCAAGGGATTCGCTCCATCCCCTTGGAAAATACGACCCATTTGTACGACCGGATCCTGGACTCCGTACCCCAGTTTGTGGACAAGATGCAAGCGATGTTTGGCAAGAAGGATGAGACGACTGTCCACGCGACGACTGTGGTGACAAAGGTCGATGACCCTGACCTGGAAGACCTGATCGATCGAAGCTGA
- the tpx gene encoding thiol peroxidase produces the protein MTAVVERQGAFVFKGGPVTLLGPEIKVGDTAPDFTVVGGDLNPVTLADSKGTVRIISVIPSIDTGVCDAQTRRFNEEAAKLDGVTVLTVSVDLPFAQNRWCGAAGIDKVKTVSDHKDLSFGTAYGVAIKEFRLLSRAVFVIDSNDKVVHVEYVPAAGEHPNYEAAIEAAKAAK, from the coding sequence ATGACAGCTGTTGTTGAGCGCCAAGGCGCATTCGTATTCAAAGGTGGCCCTGTAACCTTGCTGGGTCCGGAAATCAAAGTGGGCGACACCGCTCCTGACTTCACAGTGGTAGGCGGCGACCTGAACCCGGTTACCCTGGCTGATTCCAAGGGCACCGTTCGTATCATCTCCGTCATCCCTTCCATTGACACAGGCGTTTGCGATGCGCAAACTCGCCGTTTCAATGAAGAGGCAGCGAAACTGGACGGCGTAACCGTACTGACCGTTTCCGTAGACCTGCCATTCGCACAAAACCGCTGGTGCGGAGCTGCGGGCATCGACAAGGTGAAAACCGTGTCCGACCACAAAGACCTTTCCTTCGGTACTGCATACGGTGTAGCGATCAAGGAATTCCGTCTCTTGTCCCGCGCTGTATTCGTCATCGATTCCAACGACAAAGTGGTACACGTCGAGTACGTTCCTGCCGCTGGCGAACATCCGAACTACGAAGCCGCAATCGAAGCGGCAAAAGCGGCGAAGTAA
- a CDS encoding alpha/beta-type small acid-soluble spore protein: MANNGGSRNNLLVPQANQALDQLKYEIASEFGVQLGADTTSRQNGSVGGEITKRLVSFAEQQLAGRA; encoded by the coding sequence GAGGCTCCCGCAACAATCTTTTGGTGCCACAAGCTAACCAAGCTTTGGATCAACTGAAATATGAGATTGCATCTGAGTTTGGTGTGCAGCTTGGCGCAGACACTACTTCCCGTCAAAACGGTAGCGTCGGGGGAGAAATCACCAAGCGCCTGGTAAGCTTTGCAGAACAGCAACTGGCTGGCCGCGCGTAA
- a CDS encoding TetR/AcrR family transcriptional regulator, which produces MGSRQEKRSEETKRAILSAAGKLFSERGFESVSIREIAKEAGCSHTTLYIYFKDKEALLHELSVGPLQALQEKMETAMSDPGLSPEESLKRVSITFIEFCLLNRTMYTLFFMVKASRIDVEAEPTARLQQLRNGLFELLRKALLRCLPAGGPEERGLAYARLFFYTLHGIIGTYTHSEETVEQLMERLSPTFELSVEVLLAGCKQNMRERGEGRG; this is translated from the coding sequence ATGGGCAGTAGACAGGAAAAGCGTTCTGAGGAGACAAAGCGGGCCATATTGTCAGCGGCAGGGAAGCTGTTTTCCGAGCGAGGCTTCGAATCCGTCTCCATTCGGGAAATTGCCAAAGAGGCAGGGTGCTCGCATACGACCCTGTACATTTACTTCAAGGACAAGGAAGCTCTGCTGCACGAGCTGTCCGTCGGGCCTCTGCAAGCTCTGCAGGAGAAGATGGAGACAGCCATGTCGGACCCGGGGCTCTCTCCCGAAGAAAGTCTGAAAAGGGTCAGTATCACGTTCATCGAATTTTGCCTTTTGAACCGCACGATGTACACATTGTTCTTTATGGTGAAGGCGTCCCGAATTGATGTAGAAGCAGAACCGACAGCCCGGCTCCAGCAGCTGCGGAACGGACTGTTCGAGCTGCTGAGGAAGGCGCTGCTTCGTTGCCTTCCCGCAGGAGGCCCGGAGGAGCGCGGTCTTGCATACGCACGCCTCTTCTTTTACACCTTGCATGGAATCATCGGGACGTATACCCATTCGGAGGAAACCGTCGAACAGCTGATGGAAAGGCTCTCGCCGACTTTCGAGCTGTCGGTGGAGGTCTTGCTGGCAGGATGTAAGCAAAACATGAGGGAAAGAGGAGAGGGTAGAGGATGA